From Rutidosis leptorrhynchoides isolate AG116_Rl617_1_P2 chromosome 3, CSIRO_AGI_Rlap_v1, whole genome shotgun sequence, a single genomic window includes:
- the LOC139898577 gene encoding glycerol-3-phosphate acyltransferase, chloroplastic, with protein MSIFSSCSPTLFFSTTNPRVSLSPITSTSTSTSSSLRIRSVFRRFPSVAFSGAANTAAETAWSSSSTSQPLSGSDLGYSRTFMDARSEHDLLSGIQRELEAGTLPKNIAQSMAELYQNYKNAVFQSGDPHAEDIVLSNMRVAFDRMFLAVKEPFEFSPYHEAIQEPFNYYMFGQNYIRPLINFRESYVGNVSLFSTMEEQLKQGENVILISNHQSEADPAVIALLLEKTHPHISENIIYVAGDRVITDPLCKPFSMGRNLLCVYSKKHMNDVPELADMKRRANTRSLKEMAMLLRGGSKIIWIAPSGGRDRPDPITNQWFPAPFDATSLDNMRRLVDHAGVVGHIYPLAILCHDIMPPPAQVEKDIGEERLIGYHGTGISVAPEVNFQKVTASCASPEEAKTTYSKAVYDSVCEQYNVLQSAINGAKGLKASTPSVSLSQPLQSFD; from the exons ATGTCTATCTTCTCTTCATGTTCCCCTACTCTCTTCTTCTCCACCACAAACCCTAGGGTTTCACTCTCACCTATTACTTCAACATCCACTTCAACCTCCTCATCCTTACGCATTCGCTCCGTTTTCCGAAGGTTTCCGTCCGTAGCTTTTTCCGGTGCTGCCAACACCGCCGCTGAAACGGCGTGGTCATCATCGTCCACTTCACAGCCGTTATCCGGATCCGACCTCGGTTACTCTCGTACATTCATGGATGCTCGTTCCGAACACG ATCTGCTTTCTGGAATCCAAAGAGAGTTAGAAGCTGGAACTTTGCCTAAAAATATTGCTCAGTCAATGGCAGAGCTGTATCAGAACTACAAGAATGCA GTCTTCCAAAGTGGAGATCCTCATGCAGAAGATATTGTGTTGTCAAACATGCGCGTGGCATTTGATCGTATGTTCTTGGCTGTGAAG GAGCCATTTGAATTTTCACCATATCATGAAGCTATTCAGGAGCCGTTTAATTACTATATGTTTGGTCAAAACTATATACGTCCTTTGATCAATTTCAG GGAATCGTATGTTGGCAATGTCTCCCTTTtcagtacaatggaagagcagctCAAACAG GGTGAAAATGTGATTTTAATTTCAAACCACCAATCCGAAGCAGATCCAGCTGTTATTGCGTTGCTGCTTGAAAAAACTCATCCTCATATATCTGAGAACATA ATATACGTGGCAGGAGATAGAGTTATAACCGATCCTCTTTGCAAGCCTTTCAGTATGGGAAG GAACCTCTTGTGTGTCTATTCAAAAAAACATATGAATGATGTTCCTGAGCTTGCTGATATGAAAAGGAGAGCAAATACAAGAAGCTTAAAAGAAATGGCTATGCTTCTGAG GGGCGGATCAAAAATAATTTGGATTGCACCAAGTGGTGGCAGGGACAGGCCAGATCCCATCACAAATCAATGGTTCCCA GCACCATTTGACGCCACTTCCCTGGACAACATGAGAAGGCTCGTAGACCATGCTGGTGTGGTGGGCCATATCTATCCTTTAGCCATACTATGCCATGACATCATGCCTCCTCCTGCTCAA GTTGAAAAAGATATTGGAGAGGAAAGGTTGATCGGTTATCATGGCACCGGAATATCAGTTGCACCCGAAGTGAATTTTCAGAAAGTCACTGCTTCTTGTGCGTCCCCTGAGGAG GCCAAGACAACTTATTCAAAGGCAGTTTATGATTCTGTGTGTGAGCAATACAACGTGCTACAATCTGCCATAAATGGAGCTAAAGGCTTAAAAGCATCAACACCAAGTGTTTCATTGTCACAACCCTTGCAATCTTTTGACTAG